In Urechidicola croceus, a single window of DNA contains:
- a CDS encoding sensor histidine kinase has protein sequence MNKTLKNIVLNTNIFEKLRKVYLLAILAIALTIIISQILIQQHINSQLNDSRIVNIAGRQRMLSQKLTKEILLLKDNTDRKNNINLIENTFNLWVQSHNGLQNGDKTLELPKENNQEILSMFKETNLYFQPINDAVKSLLNKLEINPNLPAKSIENEINTVSINENDFLQNMNNIVFKYDELSKSKVEKLKFIERLLLLISLIILALEIIFFFRPISLKIRDTVLDLLSTKQEALVKAKELEEMYISKEESLQELQELNFAIDTAALFVSTNSEGNAMYMSKKFQNLLGIRSNNIQGPVEELITSDEGQQIYLKELIQNRRKIWDGEVQVITHNKSNIWLEMSIIPLTRFNLKQKTLILCSDITKRKVNEVELDKISKQTYNEKIQTQKIISSKIIEAQEEERKRIAKDIHDGIGQMLTALKFNVESVNINNTENTIRKIEDLKTLSKELIKGVRMATFNLTPPELTDHGIGPALQKLTSQLSKLTSKNILFENATNFNDRFDSLIETNLYRITQEAVNNAIKYAQSNYILVTINHSDSLLSISIQDDGNGFSMDEVKKRKNKGMGLLFMEERIKYINGRLFIHSEKGKGTRITINTPF, from the coding sequence GTGAATAAAACACTAAAAAATATTGTATTAAATACCAACATCTTTGAAAAATTAAGGAAAGTTTACTTACTGGCAATTTTAGCTATAGCTCTTACCATTATTATCTCACAAATTTTAATCCAGCAACACATTAATTCGCAACTAAATGATTCTCGAATTGTAAATATTGCCGGAAGACAACGAATGCTAAGTCAAAAACTTACAAAAGAAATACTTCTACTAAAAGATAATACTGACAGAAAGAATAATATTAATTTAATAGAAAATACATTTAACCTTTGGGTACAATCTCATAATGGGTTACAAAACGGTGATAAAACTCTTGAACTTCCTAAAGAAAATAATCAAGAGATTTTATCAATGTTCAAAGAAACAAATCTATATTTTCAACCTATTAACGATGCTGTAAAATCACTATTAAACAAATTAGAAATCAATCCAAATTTACCAGCAAAATCAATTGAAAATGAAATTAATACAGTTTCAATAAATGAAAATGATTTCTTACAAAACATGAATAATATTGTTTTTAAGTATGACGAATTAAGCAAATCTAAAGTAGAAAAATTAAAATTCATAGAAAGACTCTTACTACTTATATCTCTAATAATTTTAGCTTTAGAAATCATCTTCTTTTTTAGGCCAATTTCATTAAAAATAAGAGATACCGTTTTAGACCTACTATCAACAAAACAAGAAGCACTTGTAAAAGCAAAAGAACTTGAAGAAATGTATATCTCTAAAGAAGAATCACTTCAAGAATTACAAGAATTAAATTTTGCAATTGATACAGCGGCTCTTTTTGTAAGTACCAATTCTGAAGGTAATGCGATGTATATGAGTAAGAAATTTCAAAATTTATTAGGAATCCGTTCAAATAACATTCAAGGTCCTGTTGAAGAATTAATTACATCAGATGAAGGTCAGCAAATTTATTTAAAAGAACTTATCCAAAATAGAAGGAAAATTTGGGATGGTGAAGTTCAAGTTATAACACACAACAAGTCGAATATTTGGCTTGAAATGTCCATTATACCTTTGACAAGATTTAACCTAAAACAAAAAACTTTAATTTTATGTTCGGATATAACAAAAAGAAAGGTTAATGAGGTTGAATTAGATAAAATTTCAAAACAAACCTACAACGAAAAAATTCAGACGCAAAAGATTATTTCTAGTAAAATTATAGAAGCACAAGAAGAAGAAAGGAAAAGAATCGCTAAAGATATTCATGACGGAATTGGACAAATGCTAACCGCTTTAAAGTTTAACGTAGAATCAGTAAATATTAATAATACAGAAAATACTATTCGAAAAATAGAAGATTTAAAAACACTTTCTAAAGAATTAATAAAAGGTGTACGAATGGCTACATTTAATTTAACACCGCCTGAATTAACCGATCATGGCATTGGTCCAGCTTTACAAAAATTGACCTCACAACTTTCAAAATTAACGAGTAAAAATATTTTATTTGAAAACGCAACAAACTTTAATGACAGATTTGACTCTTTAATTGAAACTAACCTTTATAGGATAACGCAAGAAGCTGTGAATAATGCTATTAAGTACGCTCAATCAAATTACATTTTAGTAACAATCAACCACAGCGACTCTCTTCTTAGCATAAGTATTCAAGATGACGGAAATGGTTTTAGTATGGATGAAGTTAAAAAACGTAAAAACAAAGGAATGGGACTGCTATTTATGGAAGAACGAATAAAATATATAAATGGAAGACTATTTATACATTCAGAAAAAGGAAAAGGTACCAGAATAACAATCAATACACCATTCTAA
- the thrS gene encoding threonine--tRNA ligase, with product MINITLPDGSVKQFEKGSTPFDVAMSISSGLARNIISAKFNDSTVETVTPLTTDGNLILYTFDSPEGKKAFWHSSAHLLAQAITFFYPAVKLTIGPAIDNGFYYDLDLGDESISEKEFKQIEDKMLEFARGKHNFSLREVSKKDALSFYKKQNNQYKVELIENLTDGDITFCDHADFTDLCRGGHIPNTGIIKAVKIMSAAGAYWRGDEKNTQLTRIYGISFPKQKLLTEYLEMLEEAKMRDHRKLGKELELYAFSPKVGQGLPLWLPKGAALRDRLQDFLKRAQKKAGYDMVITPHIGQKELYVTSGHYEKYGEDSFQPITTPKDDEEFLLKPMNCPHHCEIYNVKPYSYKELPKRFAEFGTVYRYEQSGELHGLTRVRCFTQDDAHIFCTPDQLNQEFKGVIDLVLYVFKALGFKDFTAQISLRDPKNKEKYIGSDENWEKAENAIINATQEKGLKTVVEYGEAAFYGPKLDFMVKDVLGRSWQLGTIQVDYNLPERFDLSYKGADNQLHRPVMIHRAPFGSMERFIAILLENTGGNFPLWLTPEQVILLPISEKFQKYAEKVSEVLENAEIRALIDDRNEKTGRKIRDAEISKIPYMIIIGENEENNQTVSVRKHGEGDLGTYNIKDFISLIKKEISSTLEQF from the coding sequence ATGATCAATATTACATTGCCAGATGGCTCAGTAAAACAATTTGAAAAAGGTTCAACACCATTTGATGTTGCTATGAGTATCAGTTCTGGTTTAGCAAGAAATATTATTTCTGCTAAATTTAATGATTCAACAGTTGAAACAGTTACTCCACTTACTACTGATGGAAATTTAATATTGTACACTTTTGATAGTCCAGAAGGAAAAAAAGCATTTTGGCATTCATCAGCTCATTTACTAGCACAAGCAATTACATTTTTTTATCCAGCTGTAAAACTTACTATAGGTCCAGCAATTGATAATGGTTTTTATTATGATTTAGATTTAGGTGATGAATCTATATCTGAAAAAGAATTCAAACAAATTGAAGATAAAATGCTAGAATTTGCAAGAGGAAAACACAATTTTTCTTTACGTGAAGTCTCAAAAAAAGATGCTTTATCATTTTACAAAAAACAAAACAACCAATATAAAGTTGAGTTAATTGAAAACCTAACTGATGGTGATATTACTTTTTGTGACCACGCAGACTTCACTGATTTATGTCGTGGAGGACATATTCCAAATACAGGTATTATCAAAGCAGTAAAAATAATGAGTGCCGCAGGTGCATATTGGAGAGGAGATGAAAAAAACACTCAATTAACTCGTATTTATGGCATTTCATTTCCAAAACAAAAATTGCTAACTGAATATCTTGAAATGCTTGAAGAAGCAAAAATGAGAGACCACCGTAAACTCGGAAAAGAACTAGAATTATATGCTTTTTCACCTAAAGTAGGTCAAGGATTACCTCTTTGGCTACCCAAAGGAGCAGCTCTTAGAGATCGATTACAAGACTTTTTAAAGCGTGCTCAAAAAAAAGCAGGATATGATATGGTCATCACGCCACATATTGGTCAAAAAGAATTATATGTTACTTCTGGCCATTATGAGAAATATGGTGAAGATTCTTTTCAACCAATCACAACACCAAAAGATGATGAAGAGTTTTTATTAAAACCTATGAACTGCCCTCATCATTGTGAAATATATAATGTAAAACCATATTCCTACAAAGAATTACCTAAACGTTTTGCCGAATTTGGTACCGTATACCGTTATGAACAAAGTGGTGAATTACATGGATTAACCCGTGTTCGTTGCTTTACACAAGATGATGCGCATATTTTTTGCACTCCAGATCAATTAAATCAAGAATTCAAAGGTGTAATAGATTTAGTGCTATATGTATTTAAAGCCCTCGGTTTTAAAGACTTTACAGCACAAATATCACTTAGAGATCCTAAAAACAAAGAGAAATATATTGGTTCTGATGAAAATTGGGAAAAAGCAGAAAACGCAATTATAAATGCCACACAAGAAAAAGGTCTAAAAACAGTAGTTGAGTATGGAGAAGCAGCTTTTTATGGCCCAAAATTAGACTTTATGGTAAAGGATGTTTTAGGAAGAAGTTGGCAATTAGGAACTATTCAAGTTGATTATAATCTCCCAGAAAGGTTCGATTTGAGCTATAAAGGAGCAGATAATCAATTACACAGACCGGTAATGATTCATAGAGCACCATTTGGTTCGATGGAGCGATTTATAGCCATTTTACTAGAGAATACGGGAGGAAACTTCCCATTATGGTTGACTCCAGAACAAGTTATTTTATTACCAATCAGTGAGAAATTTCAAAAATATGCCGAAAAAGTTTCAGAAGTCTTAGAAAATGCCGAAATTCGCGCCCTCATTGACGATAGAAATGAAAAAACGGGTCGTAAAATTCGTGATGCGGAAATCAGTAAGATTCCATATATGATTATTATTGGTGAAAATGAAGAAAATAATCAAACTGTTTCTGTAAGGAAACACGGAGAAGGCGACTTAGGAACATATAATATTAAAGATTTTATATCTTTGATAAAAAAAGAAATAAGTAGTACATTAGAACAATTTTAA
- the nirD gene encoding nitrite reductase small subunit NirD, with protein sequence METILSRYKTVKKEEVKTWFKVAHVYDFPENGGLCAKYKDKQIAVYNFTRKNTWYACQNVCPHKMEMVLSRGMIGDEKGIAKVACPMHKKTFSLETGKNLNGDLDAIATYPVKIENNFVYIGFSE encoded by the coding sequence ATGGAAACAATCTTATCACGCTATAAAACAGTAAAAAAAGAAGAAGTAAAAACTTGGTTTAAAGTAGCACATGTTTATGATTTTCCTGAGAATGGAGGGTTATGTGCGAAATATAAAGATAAACAAATTGCAGTATATAACTTTACAAGAAAAAACACTTGGTATGCCTGTCAAAATGTATGTCCTCATAAAATGGAAATGGTGTTATCTAGAGGAATGATTGGTGATGAAAAAGGGATTGCAAAAGTTGCATGCCCTATGCACAAAAAAACTTTCTCATTAGAAACGGGCAAAAATCTAAATGGAGATTTAGATGCAATTGCTACATATCCTGTAAAAATTGAAAACAACTTTGTATATATTGGGTTTTCTGAGTAG
- a CDS encoding DUF4202 domain-containing protein, whose protein sequence is MNTKFDTAIRLFDEANQNDPNKETWNNKEYPKELLYAIRMSNKLDEFEPNASESVKLAVRCQHICRWEIPRDSYEMNRVGYLTWRRDLYKFHANRASKILKEIGYSDDIIDNVQFLLQKKQLKKNEETQLLEDVICLVFLEFYFDNFSEKYSEEKLIDILQKTWAKMSEKGHNAALKMNFNEKTKKLITKALS, encoded by the coding sequence GTGAATACTAAATTTGACACTGCTATACGTTTGTTTGATGAAGCAAACCAAAACGATCCAAATAAAGAAACTTGGAACAATAAAGAATACCCAAAAGAATTACTATATGCAATTCGCATGAGTAACAAACTTGACGAATTTGAACCTAATGCATCTGAATCTGTTAAACTTGCAGTACGATGCCAACATATTTGCCGATGGGAAATCCCTAGAGATTCTTATGAAATGAATCGTGTAGGATATTTAACTTGGAGAAGAGACTTATATAAATTCCATGCAAATAGGGCGTCTAAGATTTTAAAAGAAATAGGCTATAGTGATGATATTATTGATAATGTTCAATTTTTACTTCAGAAAAAACAACTTAAAAAAAACGAAGAAACACAACTATTAGAAGATGTAATTTGTCTTGTATTTTTAGAATTTTATTTTGATAATTTTTCAGAAAAATATTCTGAAGAAAAATTAATTGATATACTGCAAAAAACTTGGGCTAAAATGTCCGAAAAAGGTCATAATGCAGCATTAAAAATGAATTTTAATGAAAAAACTAAAAAATTAATTACAAAAGCACTATCTTAA